One part of the Streptococcus sp. oral taxon 431 genome encodes these proteins:
- a CDS encoding ABC transporter substrate-binding protein — MKNWKKYAFASASLVALAASLAACGNLKGNNQKAAESSSSGDKTVIKMYQIGDKPDNLDELLENANKIIGEKVGAKLDIQYLGWGDYSKKMSVITSSGENYDIAFADNYVVNAQKGAYADLTELYKKEGADLYKALDPAYIKGNTVNGKIYSVPVAANVASSQNFAFNGPLLEKYGIDISGVTSYETLEPVLKQIKEKAPDVMPFAVGKNFIPSENFDYPVANGLPFVIDLEGDTTKIVNRYEVPRFVEHLKTLHKFYEAGYIPKDVATSETSYDLTQDTWFAREETVGPADYGSSLLSRVANRDIQIKPFTNFIKKNQTTQVANFVISNNSKNKEKAMEVLNLLNTNPELLNGLVYGPEGKNWEKVAGKENRVKVLDGYKGNTHMSGWNTGNNWILYINENVTDEQIAQSKKDLETAKESPALGFIFNTDNVKSEISAITNTMQQFDTAINTGTVDPEKAIPELMEKLKSEGAYQKVLDEMQKQYDEFLKNKKS; from the coding sequence ATGAAAAACTGGAAAAAATATGCTTTTGCATCTGCTAGCCTTGTCGCTTTAGCTGCTAGCCTTGCAGCTTGTGGAAACCTTAAAGGAAACAACCAAAAAGCTGCTGAATCATCATCATCAGGTGATAAGACTGTTATCAAAATGTATCAAATCGGTGACAAACCAGATAACTTGGATGAATTGCTAGAAAATGCAAACAAAATCATCGGAGAAAAAGTTGGCGCTAAATTGGATATCCAATACCTTGGTTGGGGTGACTACAGCAAGAAAATGTCAGTTATCACTTCATCAGGTGAAAACTATGATATCGCCTTTGCAGATAACTATGTCGTAAACGCTCAAAAAGGTGCTTATGCTGACTTGACAGAATTGTACAAGAAAGAAGGAGCTGACCTTTACAAAGCACTTGACCCAGCTTACATCAAAGGTAACACTGTAAACGGTAAGATTTATTCTGTTCCAGTTGCAGCCAACGTTGCATCTTCACAAAACTTTGCCTTCAACGGCCCACTTCTTGAAAAATATGGAATTGATATCTCAGGTGTCACTTCATACGAAACACTTGAACCAGTATTGAAACAAATCAAAGAAAAAGCTCCAGATGTAATGCCATTTGCTGTTGGTAAAAACTTTATTCCATCAGAAAACTTTGACTACCCAGTTGCAAACGGACTTCCATTTGTCATCGACCTTGAAGGCGACACTACTAAGATCGTAAACCGTTACGAAGTTCCTCGTTTCGTAGAACACTTGAAGACTCTTCACAAATTCTATGAAGCAGGATACATTCCAAAAGACGTAGCAACAAGCGAAACTTCATATGACCTTACTCAAGATACTTGGTTTGCTCGCGAAGAAACAGTAGGACCAGCTGACTATGGTAGCAGCTTGCTTTCTCGTGTTGCTAACAGAGACATCCAAATCAAACCATTTACTAACTTCATCAAGAAAAACCAAACAACTCAAGTTGCTAACTTTGTAATCTCAAACAACTCTAAGAACAAAGAAAAAGCAATGGAAGTATTGAACCTCTTGAACACTAACCCAGAACTCTTGAACGGCCTTGTTTACGGACCAGAAGGCAAGAACTGGGAAAAAGTTGCAGGTAAAGAAAACCGTGTTAAAGTCCTTGATGGATACAAAGGAAACACTCACATGTCAGGATGGAACACTGGTAACAACTGGATCCTTTACATCAACGAAAACGTTACAGATGAACAAATTGCACAATCTAAGAAAGACTTGGAAACTGCAAAAGAATCTCCAGCGCTTGGATTCATCTTTAACACTGACAACGTGAAATCTGAAATCTCAGCTATCACTAACACTATGCAACAATTCGATACAGCTATCAACACTGGTACTGTAGACCCAGAAAAAGCTATTCCAGAATTGATGGAAAAACTTAAATCTGAAGGTGCTTACCAAAAAGTATTGGATGAAATGCAAAAACAATACGACGAATTCTTGAAAAACAAAAAATCTTAA
- a CDS encoding ABC transporter permease, whose amino-acid sequence MNKFSKTLRDNWIFLLMVLPGTLWLILFFYIPVFGNVVAFKDYHMTGEGFVHSIINSKWVGLDNFKFLFSSKDAFVITRNTVLYNLGFIFIGLIVSVGIAIILSELRSKQMVKIYQTSMLFPYFLSWVIISFFTDAFLNIDKGLINHTLEALGMKGINFYADISIWPYLLLFLGIWKGFGYSSVMYYATIMGIDPTYYEAATVDGASKWQRIRNVTIPQLTPLVTVLTILAVGNIFRADFGLFYQIPHNAGQLYSVTNVLDVYVFNGLTQTADIGMASAAGLYQSVVGLILVILSNLLARRVDPNSALF is encoded by the coding sequence ATGAACAAGTTTTCAAAAACTTTGAGAGATAATTGGATTTTTCTCTTAATGGTTTTACCAGGGACATTATGGTTGATTTTATTCTTCTATATCCCAGTATTTGGAAATGTGGTTGCCTTCAAAGACTACCATATGACTGGTGAAGGATTCGTTCACAGTATTATAAATAGTAAATGGGTCGGACTAGATAACTTTAAATTCTTGTTTAGTTCCAAAGATGCCTTTGTCATTACTCGAAACACTGTCCTTTATAACCTTGGATTTATCTTTATCGGTTTGATCGTGTCAGTTGGTATCGCTATTATCCTTAGTGAACTTCGCTCTAAGCAAATGGTTAAAATCTACCAAACATCTATGTTATTCCCTTACTTCCTATCTTGGGTTATCATCAGTTTCTTTACAGATGCTTTCCTAAATATCGATAAAGGGCTTATTAACCACACCTTAGAAGCTCTTGGCATGAAGGGGATTAACTTCTACGCTGACATCAGTATCTGGCCTTATCTTCTCCTCTTCCTAGGAATTTGGAAAGGCTTTGGATACAGTAGTGTTATGTACTATGCAACAATCATGGGTATTGATCCAACCTACTACGAAGCAGCGACAGTGGACGGTGCTAGCAAATGGCAACGTATCCGCAACGTAACCATCCCTCAGTTAACACCACTTGTGACAGTATTGACCATCCTTGCAGTCGGAAACATCTTCCGTGCAGACTTCGGTCTCTTCTACCAAATCCCTCACAATGCTGGTCAGCTCTATAGCGTAACAAACGTATTGGACGTCTACGTCTTTAACGGTTTGACTCAGACAGCAGATATCGGTATGGCATCAGCAGCCGGTCTCTATCAGTCAGTCGTCGGTTTGATTCTGGTTATTCTATCAAACTTACTTGCAAGACGTGTTGATCCTAACTCGGCACTATTCTAG
- the trhO gene encoding oxygen-dependent tRNA uridine(34) hydroxylase TrhO, whose protein sequence is MTKDIRVLLYYKYVPIENVEQFAADHLAFCKSIGLKGRILVADEGINGTVSGDYETTQKYMDYVHSLPGMEDLWFKIDEESEQAFKKMFVRYKKEIVHLGLEDDNFDNDIDPLETTGTYLSPKEFKEALLDEDTVVLDTRNNYEYDLGHFRGAIRPDIRNFRELPQWVRDNKEKFMDKRVVVYCTGGVRCEKFSGWMVREGYKDVGQLHGGIATYGKDPEVQGELWDGKMYVFDERIAVDVNHVNPTIVGKDWFDGTPCERYVNCGNPFCNRRILASEDNEDKYLRGCSHECRVHPRNRYVLEHELTQDQVIERLAAIGENLDHSEVV, encoded by the coding sequence ATGACAAAAGATATTCGAGTTTTACTTTACTATAAATATGTCCCAATTGAGAACGTGGAACAATTTGCTGCAGACCATTTGGCTTTCTGTAAGTCTATCGGGCTCAAGGGCCGTATCCTAGTGGCTGACGAAGGGATCAACGGAACCGTTTCTGGTGACTACGAAACAACGCAAAAATACATGGACTACGTTCACAGCCTTCCAGGTATGGAAGACCTCTGGTTCAAGATTGACGAAGAAAGTGAGCAAGCCTTCAAGAAGATGTTTGTTCGCTACAAGAAAGAGATTGTCCACCTTGGTTTAGAGGATGATAACTTTGACAACGACATCGATCCCCTTGAAACAACAGGTACTTACTTGTCTCCAAAAGAATTCAAAGAAGCTCTTCTAGACGAAGATACAGTTGTCCTTGATACTCGTAATAACTACGAGTACGATCTTGGACATTTCCGTGGAGCTATTCGTCCGGATATCCGCAATTTCCGTGAATTACCACAATGGGTTCGTGATAACAAGGAAAAATTCATGGACAAGCGCGTCGTTGTTTACTGTACTGGTGGAGTCCGTTGTGAGAAATTCTCTGGTTGGATGGTTCGTGAAGGCTATAAAGACGTGGGTCAATTGCATGGAGGAATCGCCACTTACGGGAAAGACCCAGAAGTTCAAGGCGAACTTTGGGATGGAAAAATGTATGTCTTTGACGAGCGTATCGCAGTCGATGTCAACCATGTCAATCCAACCATTGTAGGGAAGGATTGGTTTGATGGAACACCATGTGAACGCTATGTCAACTGTGGAAATCCATTTTGTAACCGTCGTATCTTGGCATCAGAAGACAACGAAGATAAATATCTCCGTGGTTGCTCACACGAGTGCCGTGTTCACCCACGTAATCGCTATGTTTTAGAACATGAATTGACGCAAGACCAAGTTATCGAGCGTTTAGCAGCGATTGGTGAGAACCTAGATCATTCTGAAGTTGTATAA
- a CDS encoding beta-N-acetylhexosaminidase, translating to MVRFIGLSPKQAQAVEELKNHISLSDVEVAVAQSDQASISIKGEGGHYQLTYRKPHQLYRALSVLATALAEGDKVEIEEQAAYEDLAYMADCSRNAVLNVASAKQMIEVLALMGYSTFELYMEDTYQIEGQPYFGYFRGAYSAEELQEIEAYAQQFDMTFVPCIQTLAHLSAFVKWGVKEVQQLRDVEDILLIGEEKVYDLIDGMFATLSKLQTRKVNIGMDEAHLVGLGRYLILNGVVDRSLLMCQHLERVLDIADKYGFHCQMWSDMFFKLMSADGQYDRDVEIPEETRIYLDRLKDRVTLVYWDYYQDSEEKYNRNFGNHHKISQDIAFAGGAWKWIGFTPHNHFSRLIAVEANKACRANQIKEVIVTGWADNGGETAQFSILPSLQIWAELCYRNNLDRLSAHFKTNTGLSVEDFMQLDLANLLPDLPGNIHGINPNRYTFYQDVLCPILDKHMTPEQDKPHFAQAAETLSDIKEKAGAYAYLFETQAQLNAILSSKVDVGRRIRQAYQADDKESLQQIAREELPKLRSQIETFHKLFSQQWLKENKVFGLDTVDIRMGGLLQRIKRAESRIENYLAGEISRIDELEVEILPFTDFYADKDFAATTANQWHTIATASTIYTT from the coding sequence ATGGTAAGATTTATAGGACTTAGTCCCAAACAAGCCCAAGCTGTTGAAGAATTAAAAAATCACATTTCTCTATCAGATGTAGAGGTGGCAGTTGCTCAGTCTGATCAAGCCTCCATCTCTATCAAGGGTGAGGGTGGTCACTATCAATTGACCTACCGTAAACCTCATCAACTCTACCGTGCTTTATCTGTGCTAGCAACAGCTTTAGCAGAAGGCGACAAGGTCGAGATTGAAGAACAGGCAGCATATGAAGATTTAGCCTATATGGCTGACTGTTCACGAAATGCAGTACTCAATGTCGCATCAGCCAAACAGATGATTGAAGTCTTGGCTCTGATGGGTTATTCAACCTTTGAGCTCTATATGGAAGACACCTATCAGATTGAAGGGCAACCCTATTTTGGCTATTTCCGTGGAGCATACTCAGCTGAAGAATTACAGGAAATCGAAGCCTATGCCCAGCAGTTTGACATGACTTTTGTACCTTGCATTCAGACCTTGGCCCACTTGTCAGCCTTTGTCAAATGGGGCGTCAAAGAAGTCCAACAACTTCGTGATGTAGAGGACATTCTCCTCATCGGCGAAGAAAAAGTTTACGACTTAATCGACGGCATGTTTGCGACTTTGTCTAAGCTACAAACACGCAAGGTCAATATCGGCATGGACGAAGCCCACTTGGTTGGTTTGGGACGCTATCTCATCTTAAACGGTGTTGTGGACCGTAGCCTCCTCATGTGCCAACATTTGGAGCGCGTGCTGGATATTGCAGACAAGTATGGTTTCCACTGCCAGATGTGGAGCGATATGTTCTTCAAACTCATGTCAGCAGATGGCCAGTACGACCGTGATGTTGAAATTCCAGAAGAAACTCGTATTTACTTAGATCGTCTAAAAGACCGTGTGACCTTGGTTTACTGGGATTATTATCAGGATAGCGAAGAAAAATACAACCGTAACTTCGGTAACCACCACAAGATTAGCCAGGATATTGCCTTTGCAGGTGGTGCTTGGAAGTGGATTGGTTTCACACCACACAACCATTTCAGTCGTCTCATCGCTGTCGAAGCTAACAAAGCCTGCCGTGCCAATCAGATCAAGGAAGTCATCGTGACGGGATGGGCAGATAATGGTGGTGAAACAGCCCAATTCTCTATCTTACCGAGCTTGCAAATTTGGGCAGAACTCTGCTACCGCAATAACCTAGACCGTTTGTCTGCACATTTCAAAACCAATACAGGTCTATCCGTTGAGGACTTTATGCAGCTTGACCTTGCCAACCTCTTACCAGACCTGCCAGGTAATATACATGGTATCAACCCTAACCGCTATACCTTTTATCAGGATGTTCTCTGCCCAATTCTTGACAAGCACATGACACCTGAACAGGACAAACCACACTTTGCCCAAGCAGCTGAGACTCTTTCTGACATTAAAGAAAAAGCTGGTGCCTACGCCTATCTTTTCGAAACTCAGGCCCAGTTGAATGCTATTTTAAGTAGTAAAGTGGATGTGGGACGACGTATCCGTCAAGCTTATCAAGCGGATGATAAAGAGAGCTTGCAACAAATCGCTAGGGAAGAATTACCAAAATTAAGAAGCCAGATTGAAACCTTCCACAAGCTCTTTAGCCAGCAATGGTTGAAAGAAAACAAGGTCTTTGGCTTGGATACAGTAGATATCCGCATGGGTGGACTCTTGCAGCGGATCAAGCGAGCAGAAAGTCGCATTGAAAACTACCTGGCAGGCGAAATCTCTCGTATTGACGAACTAGAAGTAGAGATCTTGCCATTTACTGACTTCTACGCAGATAAGGACTTCGCAGCAACGACAGCCAACCAGTGGCATACCATTGCGACAGCTTCGACCATTTATACAACCTAG
- a CDS encoding CPBP family intramembrane glutamic endopeptidase: MKKYHLLFKISAILSYLFFIYGLSQLTLVVQNYWQFSSQIGNFFWIKNLISLVFIGLMIWILVKTGHGYLFVIPKKKWLWYTVLTVFVTVLCISFNFQTARHVQSTSEGWAVLIGYSGTNFAELGLYLTLFFLGPLMEELIYRGLFQHAFFKDSKLGLDLILPSVLFALPHFSSFPNFLDILVFSTFGVCCAGLTRYTKSIYPSYAVHVINNIVATLPFLLTFLHRIFS; encoded by the coding sequence ATGAAAAAATACCATCTACTCTTTAAAATCAGTGCAATCTTATCTTACTTATTTTTCATATATGGACTCTCTCAGCTAACACTTGTGGTCCAAAATTACTGGCAATTTTCTTCTCAGATTGGGAATTTTTTCTGGATTAAAAATCTTATCAGTCTTGTCTTTATTGGCCTCATGATTTGGATACTAGTCAAGACAGGCCATGGATATCTTTTTGTTATTCCAAAGAAAAAATGGCTATGGTATACAGTTTTGACGGTTTTCGTAACTGTACTTTGCATATCTTTTAATTTTCAAACGGCAAGACATGTACAGTCAACCTCTGAAGGCTGGGCTGTACTAATCGGCTATAGTGGGACAAATTTTGCTGAGTTGGGGCTCTACCTGACCTTATTTTTCCTAGGTCCTCTGATGGAAGAGTTGATTTATAGGGGTTTGTTCCAACACGCCTTCTTTAAAGATTCGAAGCTTGGACTTGACCTGATTCTTCCTTCGGTTTTATTTGCTCTTCCGCACTTTTCTAGCTTTCCAAATTTCTTAGATATTCTTGTTTTTTCGACATTTGGAGTATGTTGTGCTGGATTAACTCGTTATACCAAGAGTATCTATCCTAGCTATGCAGTCCATGTGATTAATAATATTGTAGCAACCTTACCATTTTTGTTAACCTTTCTTCATCGAATATTTAGTTGA
- a CDS encoding ROK family protein: protein MTIATIDIGGTGIKFASLTPDGKILDKTSTPTPETLEDLLAWLDQRLSEQDYRGIAMSVPGAVNQETGVIEGISAIPYIHGFSWYQALAHHQLPVHLENDANCVGLSELLAHPEIENAACVVIGTGIGGAMIINGKIHRGRHGLGGEFGYMTTIEPAEKLNNWSQLASTGNMVRYVIEKSGQSDWDGRKVYQEATAGNALCQEAIERMNRNLAQGLLNIQYLIDPDVISLGGSISQNPDFIKGVQKAVDAFVERYEEYTIAPVIQACTYQADANLYGALVNWLQEENQW, encoded by the coding sequence ATGACCATTGCAACGATTGATATCGGAGGGACTGGCATTAAGTTTGCTAGTCTAACTCCTGATGGAAAGATTTTAGATAAGACCAGCACCCCAACTCCAGAAACTCTAGAAGATTTATTGGCTTGGTTGGACCAACGCTTGTCAGAACAGGACTATCGTGGGATTGCTATGAGTGTTCCAGGAGCGGTTAATCAAGAAACAGGAGTGATTGAGGGGATTAGTGCCATTCCTTATATCCATGGTTTTTCATGGTACCAGGCCCTTGCTCATCACCAGCTACCTGTCCATCTAGAAAATGATGCCAACTGTGTTGGACTTAGTGAACTGCTAGCTCATCCTGAGATTGAAAATGCAGCCTGTGTTGTCATTGGCACAGGGATTGGTGGTGCTATGATTATCAATGGCAAAATTCACCGTGGTCGCCATGGCTTGGGTGGAGAGTTTGGTTACATGACAACTATCGAACCAGCAGAAAAACTCAATAACTGGTCACAACTAGCTTCTACAGGAAACATGGTTCGTTATGTGATTGAAAAATCAGGTCAGTCAGACTGGGATGGCCGAAAGGTTTACCAAGAGGCTACAGCAGGCAATGCCCTTTGCCAAGAAGCCATTGAGCGCATGAATCGTAACCTAGCCCAAGGGCTACTCAATATCCAGTACCTCATCGATCCAGATGTCATTAGCTTAGGTGGCTCTATCAGTCAGAACCCAGATTTTATCAAAGGGGTTCAAAAAGCAGTAGACGCTTTTGTGGAAAGATATGAAGAGTATACAATTGCGCCAGTCATCCAAGCTTGCACCTATCAGGCAGATGCCAATCTCTACGGTGCCCTTGTCAACTGGTTACAGGAGGAAAACCAATGGTAA
- a CDS encoding carbohydrate ABC transporter permease: MAKKIQKEKIDNVGIHSFSKKADIFFSIISGLLAFSCILPFIFVIIISVTDEKSIVQYGYSFFPSQFGLDGFEFLAQFKDKILQALFISVFVTVVGTLTNVFITTTYAYAISRSTFKYRKFFTIFALLSMLFNAGLVPGYIVVTQLLHLGDTIWALIVPMLLSPFNIMLMRSFFKKTIPEAILESARIDGASEARIFFQICLPLSLPGIATITLLTALGFWNDWFNALLYIKSDNLYPLQYLLMQIQNNMDYIAKSVGMSGQLAVALPKETGRMAMVVVATVPIAILYPFFQRYFVKGLTIGGVKE, translated from the coding sequence ATGGCAAAAAAAATTCAAAAAGAAAAAATTGATAATGTTGGCATACACTCCTTCAGCAAAAAGGCAGATATCTTCTTTAGTATCATATCTGGTTTGCTGGCCTTCTCTTGTATCTTGCCTTTCATCTTTGTCATCATTATCTCAGTTACAGATGAGAAGAGTATCGTTCAATATGGATATAGCTTCTTCCCATCACAGTTTGGATTAGATGGTTTTGAGTTTTTGGCTCAGTTCAAAGATAAGATTTTACAAGCACTCTTTATCTCAGTGTTTGTGACAGTTGTCGGTACATTGACAAACGTCTTTATCACTACAACTTACGCTTATGCCATCTCACGTTCAACATTTAAGTATCGTAAATTCTTTACAATCTTCGCTCTTCTTAGTATGTTGTTCAACGCTGGTTTGGTACCCGGCTATATCGTAGTGACTCAATTGCTTCACCTTGGTGATACCATTTGGGCCTTGATTGTTCCAATGCTTCTATCACCATTCAACATCATGTTGATGCGTTCTTTCTTCAAGAAAACCATCCCAGAAGCAATCCTCGAATCAGCTCGTATCGATGGAGCTAGTGAAGCTCGTATCTTCTTCCAAATCTGTTTGCCACTGTCATTACCAGGTATCGCAACGATCACACTATTGACAGCGCTTGGTTTCTGGAATGACTGGTTTAACGCCCTTCTTTACATCAAGAGTGATAACTTGTATCCATTGCAATATTTGCTCATGCAAATCCAGAACAACATGGATTACATTGCTAAGTCAGTTGGTATGTCAGGACAGCTTGCAGTTGCCCTACCAAAAGAAACAGGTCGTATGGCCATGGTCGTTGTTGCGACTGTTCCGATTGCGATCCTCTACCCATTCTTCCAACGCTACTTTGTAAAAGGTTTGACTATCGGTGGTGTTAAAGAGTAA
- a CDS encoding DUF4299 family protein, giving the protein MVKTFFIPNKQSILGQQEILTAKSVLALVDGLESHSYDAVYLRQPLNRLEYIECGIVGKSQFLFKVRYVDAQKGYQVIIPDLITRADWEIVEALLQALSSKVGESVEGLADFDLENYFQETVKNYLADKAARLGFCQGILSTIYFDKKDLESFLEEDGLARFEELVKRVQGSDAYPASAKFYPDSEGKVHGIYHLAQGVKTILPKGPVVPVPYVEQLAGKDLVWEIDLVKISGDGSKPEDYEAVARLDYQAFLEVLPKELCQDLDANQIVVGPVLGEDFEALANR; this is encoded by the coding sequence ATGGTGAAAACATTTTTTATTCCAAATAAACAAAGTATTTTAGGACAACAGGAGATTCTAACAGCTAAGTCAGTCTTGGCCCTAGTAGATGGCTTAGAGTCACATAGTTATGATGCTGTCTATCTTCGTCAACCCCTCAATCGCCTTGAGTATATCGAGTGTGGAATCGTAGGTAAGTCTCAATTTCTCTTTAAAGTTCGTTATGTAGATGCTCAAAAAGGCTATCAAGTGATCATTCCTGACTTAATTACAAGAGCTGACTGGGAAATTGTAGAAGCTCTCTTGCAAGCCTTGTCTAGCAAGGTTGGTGAATCTGTTGAAGGTTTGGCAGACTTTGATTTGGAAAACTATTTCCAAGAAACGGTTAAGAACTATCTAGCTGATAAGGCTGCTCGTTTAGGTTTCTGTCAGGGTATTCTATCAACTATTTACTTTGATAAGAAGGATTTGGAAAGTTTCCTAGAAGAAGATGGACTGGCACGTTTTGAAGAATTAGTTAAGAGGGTTCAAGGGTCAGATGCTTATCCTGCAAGTGCTAAATTCTACCCAGATAGTGAGGGTAAGGTTCATGGAATCTACCACCTGGCTCAAGGAGTAAAGACTATTTTGCCAAAAGGTCCTGTTGTTCCTGTGCCTTATGTTGAGCAGTTGGCTGGTAAGGATCTTGTCTGGGAGATTGACCTGGTGAAAATCTCTGGAGATGGTTCTAAACCTGAAGACTATGAAGCGGTAGCTAGACTGGATTACCAAGCCTTTTTAGAAGTTCTTCCAAAGGAACTTTGTCAGGATTTGGATGCCAACCAAATAGTGGTAGGACCTGTTTTGGGGGAAGATTTTGAAGCTTTAGCAAATAGATAA